In Salvelinus namaycush isolate Seneca chromosome 37, SaNama_1.0, whole genome shotgun sequence, the following are encoded in one genomic region:
- the LOC120031493 gene encoding guanine nucleotide-binding protein G(I)/G(S)/G(T) subunit beta-3-like, translating into MGEMEELRKEADNLKDQITEARKVVQDTTLQEAVAGTTLVGRVQLKTRKTLRGHLAKIYAMHWGTDTKLCVSASQDGKLIVWDTLTTNKVSAIPLKSSWVMTCAYAPSGNMVACGGLDNMCSIYNLKGKDGNVKVMRELAAHTGYLSCCRFLSDSEIITSSGDCTCVLWDIETGTEKTIFAGHLGDCMSLAVSPDFKMFISGACDFTAKLWDIREATCRQTFSGHESDINAIGFFPNGNAVITGSDDATCKLYDLRADQELITYQDSGIMCGVTSLAPSLSGRLLLAGYDDFNVNIWDMLKAERVGVLAGHDNRVSCIGVSSDGMACCTGSWDSFLKIWN; encoded by the exons ATGGGCGAAATGGAGGAGCTGCGAAAGGAGGCGGACAACCTCAAAGATCAGATCACT GAGGCCCGAAAGGTAGTGCAGGACACCACCCTGCAGGAGGCGGTTGCCGGGACGACGCTGGTGGGGCGTGTCCAGCTGAAGACCAGGAAGACGCTGAGGGGTCACCTGGCCAAGATCTATGCCATGCACTGGGGCACTGACACCAA GTTGTGTGTCAGTGCCTCTCAAGATGGAAAGCTGATAGTATGGGACACCCTGACCACCAACAAG GTGAGCGCCATCCCTCTGAAGTCGTCGTGGGTGATGACGTGTGCCTACGCGCCCTCAGGGAACATGGTGGCGTGTGGCGGTCTCGACAACATGTGCTCCATCTACAACCTCAAGGGCAAGGACGGCAACGTCAAGGTCATGCGGGAGCTGGCCGCACACACAG GTTACCTGTCCTGCTGTCGTTTCCTTAGCGACAGTGAGATCATCACCAGCTCTGGCGACTGCACCTG TGTTCTATGGGACAttgagacagggacagagaagaCCATCTTCGCGGGCCACTTGGGTGACTGCATGTCCCTGGCCGTGTCCCCCGACTTCAAGATGTTCATCTCGGGGGCGTGTGACTTCACGGCCAAACTGTGGGACATCAGGGAAGCCACCTGCAGACAGACGTTCAGCGGCCACGAGAGTGACATCAACGCCATCGGG tTCTTCCCCAATGGTAATGCGGTTATAACGGGCTCAGACGATGCCACCTGTAAGCTGTACGACCTGAGGGCAGACCAGGAGCTCATCACCTACCAGGACTCGGGCATCATGTGTGGGGTGACCTCGCTCGCCCCGTCACTCTCCGGCCGCCTTTTACTGGCCGGATACGATGACTTCAACGTCAACATCTGGGACATGCTTAAAGCCGAGAGAGTGG GAGTGCTGGCTGGTCATGacaacagggtgagctgcatcgGAGTATCCTCGGACGGAATGGCATGCTGCACAGGATCCTGGGACAGCTTCCTGAAGATATGGAACTGA
- the LOC120031019 gene encoding cell division cycle-associated protein 3-like, translating to MGSSESKVAVASTPKYDHSHRIKHDRLSQLVDPRSPSVAIDRTPIQVSGTVSCVPVVVERDCSILASDPRSPSVGVTRTPMKDSMRVTVGSFARRLGMLLHGDSVELVAPLPFNKFPNLNVEEEAVVEGELGSSEPVLSPQPSQVSGDVIQPSLQSVTSHTLLIQSPFVLVGEAQMDVEADFTLEEAEEAKESSLHKRLSMSLITCHDGVVPSPTFAEVHYDSPASPLPENAAAELHKDEPDHAYALPSVTSDPAQPLTPMAEPSIPTVTEFTEVTVATEMEKVEVPTPVEEPVMPVTQESPVVPSTTTTGPSPSASPQQPQATGIRCPTFDTKSPSQVVFKPQWLGKGFGATGVRARGRGGKWGSSSSPLSIQVGNKNAANENKGQSVKPKQRDKALMAEGRSPLQMLKETNSPREQATQMKLKVSTPDRQRLGQMDRRVLTVSMDKENR from the exons ATGGGATCCAGCGAGAGCAAGGTTGCTGTGGCCTCAACGCCCAAATATGACCACAGCCATCGCATCAAACACGACCGTCTCTCTCAACTTGTCGACCCACGGTCTCCATCTGTAGCCATTGACCGCACACCTATTCAG GTGAGTGGAACTGTCTCCTGTGTCCCAGTTGTGGTGGAGAGAGACTGCTCCATTCTAGCCAGCGACCCTCGGTCACCCTCAGTCGGTGTCACCCGCACCCCAATGAAGGACTCAATGAGAG TGACAGTTGGCTCCTTCGCCCGTCGCCTCGGCATGCTCCTCCACGGTGACTCTGTAGAACTAGTTGCCCCTTTGCCCTTTAACAAGTTTCCCAACCTCAACGTGGAGGAGGAGGCAGTGGTGGAGGGAGAGTTGGGCTCCAGTGAGCCCGTTCTCTCTCCTCAGCCATCACAGGTCTCAGGTGACGTCATCCAGCCCTCTCTCCAGAGCGTGACTAGTCATACGCTTCTCATCCAGAGCCCTTTCGTTCTCGTGGGGGAGGCCCAGATGGACGTCGAAGCCGATTTCACTCTGGAGGAAGCCGAAGAGGCCAAAGAGTCTTCACTACACAAGCGACTGAGTATGAGCTTGATCACCTGCCACGATGGTGTTGTCCCATCACCGACCTTCGCCGAGGTGCACTACGACAGCCCTGCGTCTCCTCTCCCTGAAAACGCTGCTGCTGAACTCCACAAGGACGAACCTGACCACGCGTATGCCCTTCCCTCAGTCACCTCTGACCCCGCACAACCTCTGACCCCCATGGCTGAACCATCCATCCCCACCGTTACAGAGTTCACTGAAGTCACTGTTGCTACGGAGATGGAGAAAGTGGAGGTCCCAACTCCAGTGGAGGAGCCAGTGATGCCCGTCACACAAGAGTCGCCTGTTGTACCATCCACCACAACCACTGGCCCAAGCCCCAGCGCGAGCCCGCAGCAGCCCCAAGCCACCGGGATCCGCTGCCCCACATTTGACACCAAGAGCCCCAGTCAAGTGGTGTTCAAGCCCCAGTGGCTAGGGAAGGGCTTCGGGGCCACAGGGGTTAGGgccagagggagaggaggcaagTGGGGCTCGTCCTCTTCACCACTCTCCATCCAGGTTGGAAACAAGAATGCAGCCAATGAGAACAAGGGGCAGTCGGTTAAACCGAAGCAGAGAG ACAAGGCACTCATGGCTGAAGGCCGCTCCCCTCTGCAGATGCTCAAGGAAACCAACTCCCCCCGGGAGCAAGCTACACAG ATGAAGCTGAAGGTGtccaccccagacagacagaggctggGTCAGATGGACCGGAGAGTCCTAACTGTGTCCATGGACAAGGAGAACAGATAG